One window from the genome of Thermodesulfovibrionales bacterium encodes:
- a CDS encoding segregation/condensation protein A, whose protein sequence is MEEVYSIKLPVFEGPLDLLLHLIRENKIDIYDIPIALITHQYLEYIEIMKELDLDIAGEFLLMAATLIQIKSKMLLPVDEAVRD, encoded by the coding sequence ATGGAAGAAGTTTACAGCATAAAACTTCCTGTCTTTGAAGGCCCCCTCGATCTCCTCCTCCATCTCATCAGGGAGAACAAGATCGATATTTATGACATCCCTATAGCCCTTATTACCCACCAGTATCTCGAGTATATCGAGATCATGAAGGAACTTGACCTCGACATCGCCGGGGAGTTTCTCCTCATGGCAGCAACGCTCATCCAGATCAAGTCGAAAATGCTCCTCCCGGTGGATGAAGCGGTGAGAGAC
- a CDS encoding protoheme IX farnesyltransferase, translated as MEEHTFSLPAAEFRMTRLKERIGAHLELCKVRISLFSAFSAATGFVLAASGLRPEIVILSLGVFLLACGSSALNQYQEREIDARMPRTERRPIPSGRIIPLHALLFSAVLLFSGFAALLLTANAAAPLLGLVAVCWYNGVYTYLKRRSAFAVVPGALIGVVPPAIGWVTGGGSLSDPRLLVLCFFFFMWQVPHFWLLILDFGGEYEKAGLPSMTRIFSRPQLTRIIFIWISAAAVSCLFISMPGMVQIPHIRGMLFAASLWIIWYGVRLLKGRGGGTLSAVTFTRINVYMLLVMLLLTTDKILI; from the coding sequence TTGGAAGAGCATACGTTCTCTCTTCCAGCTGCCGAATTTAGGATGACGAGACTGAAGGAACGGATAGGAGCCCATCTCGAACTCTGTAAGGTAAGGATATCCCTTTTTTCGGCCTTTTCCGCTGCGACGGGATTTGTGCTTGCGGCTTCGGGACTGAGGCCGGAGATCGTAATCCTCTCTCTCGGGGTCTTTCTCCTCGCCTGCGGCTCCTCTGCCCTCAATCAGTATCAGGAGAGGGAGATCGATGCACGCATGCCGAGGACGGAGAGAAGGCCTATCCCCTCCGGCAGGATCATCCCCCTACACGCCCTCTTGTTCTCGGCGGTACTTCTTTTTTCGGGTTTTGCCGCGCTCCTCCTCACCGCGAATGCTGCTGCTCCCCTCCTCGGGTTGGTTGCGGTCTGCTGGTATAACGGCGTCTATACGTACCTCAAGAGAAGAAGTGCCTTCGCTGTGGTGCCGGGGGCGTTGATCGGGGTCGTGCCTCCTGCGATCGGTTGGGTGACGGGAGGAGGGAGCCTCTCTGATCCAAGACTTCTCGTGCTCTGTTTCTTCTTCTTTATGTGGCAGGTCCCGCACTTCTGGCTGCTTATACTGGACTTTGGCGGAGAGTATGAGAAGGCTGGGCTTCCCTCCATGACACGGATCTTCAGCAGGCCCCAGCTCACGAGGATAATCTTTATCTGGATATCAGCAGCGGCAGTGAGCTGTCTCTTTATATCGATGCCCGGTATGGTTCAGATTCCGCACATACGAGGTATGCTCTTCGCTGCATCGTTATGGATCATCTGGTACGGGGTAAGGCTCCTGAAGGGGAGAGGCGGAGGTACCCTCTCCGCCGTGACGTTCACGAGGATCAATGTCTACATGCTTCTCGTCATGCTGCTCTTGACGACGGACAAGATTCTTATCTGA
- the coxB gene encoding cytochrome c oxidase subunit II, with product MLIPKASNSAQNVDSTLYYILSVEVILLALVTFAMIFFVVKYNRRKNANPQSVEGGIFLEILWTVIPTLLVLGMFYLGWRSFVQIRKVPEDALVIGVTARQWSWQFRYDNGKQSDTLRVPLDRPVKLILKSQDVLHSFSVPAFRIKEDCVPGMETYLWFTAKEAGSYDIFCTEYCGLGHSAMLSKVVVLSDRDFHDWYRGREGEEVSEGLKLLEGKGCLGCHTTDGTKKIGPTFKGVYGRAEDVLTDGKERKIVVDESYLRRSILEPHADIVKGYPPIMPVIPVTKEELDVIIEYMKNLK from the coding sequence ATGCTGATCCCCAAAGCCTCAAACTCGGCACAGAATGTAGATAGTACCCTGTATTACATACTCAGTGTAGAGGTTATTCTCCTCGCCCTTGTGACCTTCGCCATGATCTTCTTCGTGGTCAAGTATAACCGGAGGAAGAACGCGAACCCCCAAAGTGTCGAGGGCGGGATTTTCCTCGAGATCCTCTGGACCGTGATCCCGACGCTCCTTGTCCTGGGCATGTTTTACCTCGGGTGGAGGAGTTTTGTCCAGATACGGAAGGTGCCGGAAGATGCGCTTGTGATCGGAGTCACGGCACGTCAGTGGTCGTGGCAGTTCAGATATGACAACGGGAAACAGAGTGACACTCTCAGGGTCCCCCTTGACAGGCCGGTGAAACTGATCCTGAAATCGCAGGACGTCCTCCACAGTTTCTCTGTTCCTGCCTTCAGGATCAAGGAAGACTGCGTGCCCGGTATGGAGACCTATCTCTGGTTCACGGCGAAGGAGGCCGGCTCCTATGATATCTTCTGCACCGAATACTGCGGTCTCGGCCATTCAGCGATGCTCTCGAAGGTCGTGGTCCTGTCGGACAGGGACTTTCATGACTGGTACAGAGGAAGGGAGGGAGAAGAGGTGAGCGAGGGGCTGAAACTGCTCGAAGGCAAGGGCTGCCTCGGATGCCATACAACGGATGGAACGAAGAAGATCGGCCCGACATTCAAGGGAGTTTACGGAAGGGCAGAGGATGTGCTGACGGACGGGAAAGAGAGGAAGATCGTCGTCGACGAATCTTATCTCCGCAGGTCTATCCTTGAGCCACATGCTGATATCGTCAAGGGGTATCCTCCCATAATGCCTGTTATCCCTGTGACGAAAGAAGAACTTGACGTGATAATCGAGTATATGAAGAATCTGAAATGA
- a CDS encoding cytochrome C oxidase subunit IV family protein has translation MAEKEQTGQSVKYKTYIFVWLGLLLLTVTTVAVSKFRLTGYAVPVALLIATAKAALVITFFMHLRYEPRILKLMLLIALVAFTLILLLTFSDVWYR, from the coding sequence GTGGCGGAGAAAGAACAGACAGGGCAGTCCGTGAAGTACAAAACCTATATTTTTGTGTGGCTCGGTCTGCTGCTCCTTACGGTCACGACCGTAGCGGTTTCGAAGTTCCGTCTGACGGGCTATGCGGTGCCCGTGGCACTCCTCATCGCCACGGCAAAGGCTGCCCTTGTCATTACGTTTTTCATGCACCTGAGATATGAACCCAGGATTTTGAAGCTGATGCTCTTGATCGCCCTCGTCGCCTTCACCCTTATCCTCTTGCTCACATTCTCGGACGTGTGGTATCGGTAG
- a CDS encoding cytochrome c oxidase subunit 3: MEKISDTAAEHHVDYVGAKMGMWVFLFTELLLFGGLFLLYSVYRLRYAADFHRSAAELDIFLGTANTVILLTSSLSMVCSLLAMKKEKTNLSLLLQIVTILSGVLFLVNKFIEWSAHIERGIYPDSPVVLAMSGGEIIFYSLYYVMTGIHGLHVLVGVGLISATVIFTFRRTIGPSNFVKLENTGLYWHFVDIIWIYLFPLFYLIT, translated from the coding sequence ATGGAAAAGATCTCTGATACGGCAGCCGAACATCACGTCGATTACGTCGGGGCGAAGATGGGGATGTGGGTCTTTCTCTTCACGGAATTGCTCCTCTTCGGCGGTCTCTTTCTCCTCTATTCCGTTTACCGCTTGAGGTACGCTGCGGATTTCCACAGGTCGGCAGCGGAACTCGACATTTTCCTCGGCACAGCGAACACCGTCATACTTCTCACGAGCAGCCTGTCGATGGTCTGTTCGCTCTTAGCGATGAAAAAGGAAAAGACGAACCTGTCCCTTCTTCTTCAGATAGTCACTATCCTTTCGGGGGTCCTCTTTCTCGTAAACAAATTCATCGAGTGGAGTGCGCACATCGAACGGGGGATCTATCCGGACTCACCCGTGGTCCTGGCTATGAGCGGGGGAGAGATCATCTTTTACAGCCTCTACTATGTGATGACCGGGATTCATGGTCTCCATGTTCTCGTCGGCGTTGGGCTGATCTCTGCCACGGTCATTTTCACCTTCAGGCGGACAATCGGTCCGTCAAATTTTGTGAAGCTTGAAAATACCGGGCTCTACTGGCACTTTGTGGATATCATATGGATTTACCTTTTCCCCCTCTTTTATCTGATCACGTAG
- a CDS encoding cbb3-type cytochrome c oxidase subunit I, with amino-acid sequence MAFGGSVERESFYEAPGRYRGILSWILSTDHKRIGLMYLAGVLTFFSIGVTLGILMRINLIDPGRFITARIYNSLFTVHGVIQIFLFIIPGIPASLGNFFLPILIGAKDVAFPRINLMSWWLYMIGGVLVVLSIFTDGKAPDTGWTFYAPYSIRTPTNVSVALIGVFILGFSSILTGLNFVTTIHRLRAPGMKWFRMPLFVWSLYATAWTQVLATPILGITLFLLVLERFFGIGFFDPVKGGDPILFEHLFWIYSHPAVYIMILPAMGVVSEIFPVFSKRTIFGYKAIAFSSLGIAFFGYLVWGHHMFTSGMSDTSRIIFSLITFLVAVPSGVKVFNWIATMYKGSVETDSPLLFCLAFIFLFSIGGLTGLINGTLSLNLYIHGTYFIVGHFHYTMFGGTGFGFFAGLHYWFPKMFGKMYNERLAKLSLLVLFIGFNILYFSMFILGLQGMPRRYFSYLPKFHTNHVISTVGSWILALGLIMMFGNLIRSMFRGEKAPDNPWGGKTLEWQIPSPPPRENFEEIPVIKHGAYKYD; translated from the coding sequence ATGGCCTTCGGAGGCTCTGTGGAGAGAGAGAGTTTTTACGAAGCCCCTGGGAGGTACCGGGGCATTCTGTCGTGGATATTGTCGACGGACCACAAGAGGATCGGTCTCATGTATCTTGCCGGTGTCCTTACCTTCTTTTCGATAGGCGTTACCCTCGGTATCCTCATGAGGATCAACCTCATCGACCCCGGCAGGTTCATCACGGCGAGAATATACAATTCGCTCTTTACCGTTCACGGAGTGATCCAGATCTTCCTCTTTATCATCCCGGGAATCCCTGCATCCCTCGGGAACTTCTTCCTGCCGATCCTGATCGGTGCGAAGGATGTCGCCTTTCCCCGTATCAATCTCATGTCATGGTGGCTCTATATGATCGGAGGGGTCCTCGTTGTCCTCTCGATCTTTACCGACGGAAAGGCCCCTGACACGGGATGGACGTTCTACGCGCCTTACAGCATACGGACCCCGACGAATGTCTCCGTTGCCCTTATCGGCGTCTTCATCCTCGGGTTCTCATCGATTCTTACAGGCCTGAATTTCGTCACGACCATCCATAGGCTCAGGGCGCCCGGCATGAAATGGTTCCGCATGCCCCTTTTTGTCTGGTCCCTCTATGCGACGGCATGGACACAGGTCCTCGCTACACCGATTCTCGGGATCACGCTCTTCCTCCTCGTCCTCGAACGGTTTTTTGGAATAGGGTTCTTTGATCCTGTGAAAGGTGGAGATCCGATACTCTTTGAACACCTCTTCTGGATTTACTCCCACCCGGCAGTCTATATCATGATACTGCCTGCTATGGGCGTTGTGTCGGAGATCTTTCCCGTCTTCTCGAAGAGGACCATCTTTGGCTACAAGGCGATCGCCTTTTCGAGCCTCGGCATCGCTTTTTTCGGATATCTCGTCTGGGGCCACCACATGTTCACGAGCGGAATGAGCGACACGTCAAGGATCATCTTCTCCCTCATCACGTTCCTCGTGGCGGTGCCAAGCGGTGTCAAGGTCTTCAACTGGATCGCCACCATGTACAAAGGCTCAGTGGAGACCGATTCCCCGCTCCTCTTCTGCCTTGCTTTCATCTTCCTCTTTTCGATCGGCGGGCTGACAGGGCTGATAAACGGCACGCTCTCCTTGAATCTCTATATCCACGGTACCTATTTCATTGTCGGCCATTTCCATTACACCATGTTCGGCGGAACGGGGTTCGGCTTCTTTGCGGGACTTCACTATTGGTTTCCGAAGATGTTCGGGAAGATGTACAACGAGAGGCTGGCGAAGCTCTCCCTCCTTGTTCTCTTCATCGGCTTTAATATCCTTTATTTCTCCATGTTCATCCTCGGTCTCCAGGGGATGCCGAGGAGATACTTCAGCTATCTGCCGAAGTTCCATACGAACCACGTGATCTCGACCGTGGGTTCATGGATACTCGCTCTTGGACTCATTATGATGTTCGGGAATCTCATCAGGTCCATGTTCAGAGGAGAAAAGGCGCCTGACAACCCCTGGGGTGGCAAGACCCTGGAGTGGCAGATACCATCGCCTCCTCCCCGGGAGAACTTCGAAGAGATACCGGTCATCAAACACGGGGCCTACAAGTATGATTGA